One window from the genome of Faecalibacterium sp. HTF-F encodes:
- a CDS encoding TPM domain-containing protein translates to MKKTSNRLHSLFAALAALVLAVALAVPAFAVEGGFADLYYRMNDSAEVLTEDEDNELEDALEELSVRQSFDVVIATIESLESVDYDSMEAYADDLYDYCQFGYGSDMDGVLLLVSVGDRKWHISTCGYGITAFTDAGIQYLGQQMTPFMADGDYAGTFRTFVQWSDTYIDAARAGHPYDVNNLPREPLSLMYLFLALGIGLVLAWVVVGVMKSQLRSVAFQENAASYVREGSMNLTNSRELFLYRDVNRTEHVEAKDSDSSGGSSTHTSSSGTTHGGGGGSF, encoded by the coding sequence ATGAAAAAGACTTCCAACCGACTGCACTCCCTCTTTGCGGCGCTGGCAGCACTGGTTCTTGCGGTGGCGCTGGCTGTTCCGGCTTTTGCGGTGGAGGGCGGCTTTGCCGACCTGTACTACCGCATGAACGACAGCGCAGAGGTCCTGACCGAGGACGAGGATAACGAGCTGGAGGACGCACTGGAAGAGCTGAGCGTCCGCCAGAGCTTTGATGTGGTCATTGCCACCATCGAGTCGCTGGAAAGCGTGGACTACGACAGCATGGAGGCCTATGCTGATGATCTCTATGATTACTGCCAGTTCGGCTATGGCTCCGATATGGACGGTGTGCTGCTGCTGGTGAGCGTAGGCGACCGCAAGTGGCACATCTCCACCTGCGGTTACGGCATCACCGCCTTTACGGATGCCGGCATCCAGTACCTTGGCCAGCAGATGACCCCCTTCATGGCCGATGGAGATTACGCCGGTACATTCCGCACCTTTGTCCAGTGGTCGGATACCTACATTGACGCTGCCCGGGCGGGCCACCCCTATGACGTGAATAACCTGCCCCGGGAGCCGCTGTCTCTCATGTACCTGTTCCTTGCGCTGGGCATCGGCCTTGTGCTGGCATGGGTCGTCGTTGGCGTGATGAAAAGCCAGCTGCGCAGCGTGGCGTTCCAGGAGAATGCCGCCAGCTATGTGCGGGAGGGCAGCATGAACCTGACCAACAGCCGGGAGCTGTTCCTGTACCGGGACGTGAACCGCACCGAGCATGTGGAGGCAAAGGACTCCGACAGCTCCGGCGGCAGCTCCACCCACACCTCCTCCAGCGGCACGACCCACGGCGGCGGAGGCGGTTCGTTCTGA
- a CDS encoding twin-arginine translocation signal domain-containing protein, with amino-acid sequence MRKIQRRDFLKAMGLTTAALGLTACGGSGAASASSVSSAPASSSSAPSASAQPESAETKAAPAGPPVTQFQTGELTIGDYTFKAQYIPFDVRREVCGAYHLIKADSYRGNYFFSFYNEDNEEQSAKIFEYAIKDDRLTPVEEYNIDGSDALSIDRNGILYVLETFDVYCYDLNSSDPEEPGDALDYWGRCYSSKDRDLTVLYRTNSAPVLVQDGEYTELTLEGDNEIGPFYSMSSLNLSGDELLTVGELESNGDDYFAAFDLDGNELARSSQPVGSFNAVMMKRPNGYLLDTGYMWELYAPDGTFLEKSFPVGERETLCQLCGDFCIFDVFLPLEENAFLAVGHHGKATEPDEPVVFRITTDF; translated from the coding sequence ATGAGAAAGATCCAGCGCAGAGATTTCCTCAAGGCCATGGGCCTTACCACCGCCGCCCTCGGGCTGACCGCCTGCGGCGGCTCCGGTGCTGCCAGCGCATCCAGCGTTTCCAGCGCACCGGCTTCCAGCAGCAGTGCCCCGTCCGCTTCGGCACAGCCGGAATCAGCAGAGACCAAAGCCGCCCCTGCAGGGCCCCCTGTGACCCAGTTCCAGACCGGGGAACTGACCATCGGCGACTACACCTTCAAGGCACAGTACATTCCCTTTGACGTCCGCCGCGAGGTATGCGGTGCCTATCATTTGATCAAAGCGGACAGCTACCGGGGCAATTACTTCTTCAGCTTCTACAACGAGGACAATGAAGAGCAGTCTGCCAAGATCTTCGAGTATGCCATCAAGGACGACCGGCTGACCCCGGTGGAAGAGTACAACATTGACGGCAGCGACGCCCTCAGCATCGACCGCAATGGCATCCTGTATGTCCTGGAAACCTTTGATGTCTACTGCTACGATCTGAACAGCAGCGACCCGGAGGAGCCCGGCGACGCACTGGACTACTGGGGCCGCTGCTATTCCTCCAAGGACCGGGATCTGACCGTGCTCTACCGGACCAACTCCGCGCCGGTGCTGGTGCAGGACGGCGAGTACACCGAGCTGACGCTGGAGGGTGATAACGAGATCGGCCCCTTCTACAGCATGTCCTCCCTGAACCTCAGCGGGGACGAGCTGCTGACGGTGGGCGAGCTGGAATCCAACGGCGATGATTACTTTGCTGCCTTTGATCTGGACGGCAATGAGCTGGCCCGCAGCTCGCAGCCGGTGGGCAGCTTTAACGCCGTGATGATGAAGCGCCCCAACGGCTATCTGCTGGACACGGGCTATATGTGGGAGCTGTACGCGCCGGACGGCACTTTTTTGGAAAAGTCCTTTCCCGTGGGCGAGCGCGAGACCCTGTGCCAGCTGTGCGGCGACTTCTGCATCTTTGATGTTTTCCTGCCGCTGGAGGAAAACGCTTTCCTGGCAGTGGGCCACCACGGCAAAGCCACCGAGCCGGACGAACCGGTGGTGTTCCGCATCACTACGGATTTCTGA
- a CDS encoding DUF4428 domain-containing protein, which translates to MMGFFSNLFAKQNCAVCGKECGTMHRSKLRDGQFLCDDCGNKCSKYIRLSELTLDEAKEHMEYMAQMKRVFDEVFNKTEFRVNEYPSTPSQMGLVFCDELGMLYIDDRTGGRGKMPELIRYDQIASYEEYLDETPAKEPGQEPTLNGGGLKLKLVQPRSITEAQTQRGMHPHPYIKQELVICFSKRDRREIGYAHIARQHLDHIFGVHDNETSMFGRRMSKAEERELKGQVGMISAMGAVASAAMKGGQLSEQEKARFVENINLANDAQTGGMALYSRRADEAFAKVQ; encoded by the coding sequence ATGATGGGATTCTTTTCCAACCTGTTCGCAAAACAGAACTGTGCCGTCTGCGGTAAGGAGTGCGGCACCATGCACCGCTCCAAGCTGCGGGACGGACAGTTCCTCTGCGATGACTGCGGCAACAAGTGCTCCAAGTATATCCGGCTCAGCGAGCTGACGCTGGACGAGGCCAAGGAGCACATGGAGTATATGGCCCAGATGAAGCGGGTGTTCGACGAGGTGTTCAACAAGACCGAGTTCCGGGTCAACGAATACCCCTCCACTCCATCGCAAATGGGGCTGGTGTTCTGCGATGAGCTGGGCATGCTGTACATCGACGACCGCACCGGCGGACGGGGCAAGATGCCGGAGCTGATCCGCTACGACCAGATCGCCAGCTATGAGGAATATCTGGACGAGACCCCCGCCAAGGAGCCGGGCCAGGAACCCACCCTCAACGGCGGCGGCCTGAAGCTGAAGCTGGTGCAGCCCCGCAGCATCACCGAGGCCCAGACCCAGCGGGGCATGCATCCCCACCCCTACATCAAGCAGGAGCTGGTCATCTGCTTCAGCAAGCGGGACCGGCGGGAGATCGGCTATGCCCACATCGCACGGCAGCATCTGGATCACATCTTCGGAGTCCACGATAATGAGACCAGCATGTTTGGCCGCCGGATGTCCAAGGCAGAAGAGCGGGAGCTGAAGGGCCAGGTGGGCATGATCAGTGCCATGGGTGCCGTGGCATCCGCCGCCATGAAGGGCGGGCAGCTCTCTGAGCAGGAAAAGGCCCGCTTTGTGGAGAACATCAATCTGGCAAACGACGCCCAGACCGGCGGCATGGCATTGTACAGCCGCCGTGCTGACGAAGCTTTTGCAAAGGTGCAGTGA